The Oreochromis niloticus isolate F11D_XX linkage group LG18, O_niloticus_UMD_NMBU, whole genome shotgun sequence DNA window GTGATGCATCTGAAGAAATGTAAGATGTTTTCTGCCTTCTGTTACTTTTGAGCACATTACCTTTAGCTGTGGACCGTATGCCATAGGCCTTGAGATTGTGGCCGTGCTGTATGAATAATTAAATatgtacaaaaaagaaaaactgaatgtCTACTTCAGAGTCTTTTCATCACACAGACTGTATCGTATGACATTTTTTAAGCCTTACTGTACGGAGGATGAATGTGAACAGTGATGTCGGCTCTCTGAGCCGCGTCATGGtggtttgaaaataaaagcaaacattATGATCACTTTATGCAGCATttagtctttttctttctcgggtttgtttgtttttctttggtgAATATTGGATAGAAAATACTTGGACACTGAAAAATATGCTTGTATGAAAGGTTGAAAGAGATGTTTTGGAAGTGCTCTGAGTACTTAAGGAGAGTATAAGAACCAGCCGATGAGACTAACTGACCCAAAACCCAAACTCTAATCTAATACCGTTACCTGCGTTCAATAATGCTTTGTTATTTAAGTGACTCAGGTTCTTAGACAGCCTTCATCAGACTGTACCATGCATCAAACACATTAAAGCGCGCAGATGTTGAAGTACGAGTATAACTTCTGAGCACCCAAAAAGCTTTCGGTGTACTCTGACACACCCAGCAGTATAAATGACTAATTACTAAACATTACATTAACACAAAGCTGCAGGTAGGCATGCTGAAAAGCTGTAAGTTAATGTAGCCACTGCTCTATCCCTGAGCTAATGCAGTCGCACAATCAGATTGTTTTTTGACAGCACTGGTTACAGAATCCAGCCGTTTACTTCAGCTTCTTCTTGGGTCTGACGTTGTCGGTGTGTCCACACTTTGGAGTTGATGGCACGAGGATGCGGACGAGCATAGCACCTACGACAGATGGAGAAATGTTTAGGTTAATGAGATGAGCAATGACATCACTCAGCAGTAGATCGCTGCTTTCCTGAGGGCTGTGATATGTATCTGCTAACACACAACTTGGAGCCATCAAAGCTCTTTAAGCTCTCCCAGTCGACCTAAAATGTGCCAGATTTTGACctaaaatcagattttttttctgccaatttttctttgaaagaacaAAATGATTTAATCAGCCACTCAGTAATAATTTAGCATTGCTAATATTGCATTTTTCCCTAAGATCAAACGTCATGTGTTTAAGGAACAACTAAAGTTTTTACTTCTTCAGACCTTTCCCATGCACCCTGCACAAAGATGAAATTGAGTGGAATCAATTTTTAAGCAATCCGCTcaaaacattttcatatttttatatcttttgcTTTATCCCCTGAACTCTGAGAATGAGTTCAGTCTCACTAATATTTGTGTGTGCTGGATTAGTATACACTGAGGCAGATCATCTTGTCGCAGTTGTACTTCTGAGCCAGCTGCTTCAGTGATGGCTCAATGATGCCCCCTCTCAGACGCAGGAGAAGGTGAGGGGTGAACTGAGAGAGAGAACGAAATGGGCAAATAAAAATTTATAGAATAGATTTACGCTAAATAGAAAAGTAGAAGTCCCGTTCTTAGTAGCATTGAAAATATGGGAATTAAGTCATCTATTTAAACACTATTGACTAATAAAATACAAGTCATCTACTGACCATGAGAAGCAATAAAAGAGAGAAGCTGAACTTTTTCTTGTGAACAAACTGGATGGATGTACTCACCTGAGTGAATCTTTCCATCCACCCATCAGGAGCTACGGACATTTTATTCCAAAACAAAGTGACCATGGAAAGACTTTCGCCACAGACCATAATACTTTTCGTCTCTTCTTCTGCTGGAACATTTGTAACTACGGGTGCTTGAAAAATCCTTCACAAGAAAGAGGTCTCACATAAAAGTGATATTATGGTCAATGAACCTTTTTGCAATTCAAGTCTGTGGAACTAATTAGTGTGGTTGTGGAACTCCGCCAGCAGATGGCGATGCACAACAGCGGTGAGACTGTTTACtctacagtactgtgcagaaCTCTCTAGCCACCCTTATTTGTTTAAAGTGAtcctgggaaaaaaacaaacagttctcCGAGATttcaaagtttgtttgtttatttacaaatattttattactcattaaatcattaaaaaggcacctaacctAATGATGAATCAGTGACTGTATaagatttgattttgttttttgtttttttgggatgAACTAGTGTCGTGTCTACACAACTTGCCAACAAAGTagtttttaattgtatttttagcctcttaaacacatcatttgttccaATTTCTTTTATTGAATCTAAGAAAAATACATCTGGCCCTTTAGCTGATCCATCTGCTGTTCACATTAGATGGGGTCAAATCATTAATATGTATGATGAGCGTTATAGAGGGAGTTACTACAGGGTCTACAGGGAAACACAACTTCTGGCTGCTTTTCAGCCAGTGTTTTGGATCTTGTCAAGATGGAAAAGTCAGAATGACCTAATTTTTCAGAATGACAATGATCCCCAAAACACCATCAATGCATAAAAATGATGAATGATGGATCGCCCTCCCCAGCGcgtggacctcaacattattcaagcagtgtgggatcatctcgaCAGAGAACAGTACAAAAAGCAGcgaacatccaaagaagagctttgaatgtccttcaagaagtttCGAGCTGTAAACTTTTTCCTTAcattaattttttccacttatGCGTGAACACATTTGACTAAATCGCTGCACCTCGTTCCCATTTTCCTCGCAaatgataaagaaatgagggctggctcgagacttttgcacagcactttAATTCTACAGAATCACatattgaaatatttttttaaatcttaaacaaaaaaaagaaacagaggtAGAAAGactaaatgatcattttattttcagcattTAAATGTAACAGTAATTTACAATATTTAAAGAGCACTTCTATCTATGCGTGAACATACATCAACCTGCTCTTTTGTTAGTAATCTCTGTTGCTTCGTGAgcctaataaataaaaagcaaaccGTGTGCAGTGAAGGCTACAGTGGACATTAGCAAGCACAAAACATTTCACATGAAGGCTGCCGTCCCTCTTCAAAGAGAGTGAATCATTAAGGATCGTTGTGCAGTGTTACTGAGGCTGAGCCGTGACTGCAGCTCAGGATTGTGCTTCCTGTGTGCTATGACACCTGTGTCATGAGACCAGCATTAAAGAGaatgttttctgcttttatttctcacagttAAAAGTGAAGGACAGTAGAATCACCCGACTCGCAGACAACGCTCTGACTGAGCGTGCCCCGTTCACATTAGCAAAGGAAAACAACAGACGGAGAACATTTTTACTGAGCTTTACGCATTCTGTCCACCACAGACGACCTGTGGTTGGCCAGGTTGTTAAGGACACAGCTGTTGGTCAGCATAGACAGTTTGGAGTTCAGAGAGTCTTTACTTTTCTCCCAGTAACAGTCTCCTCCTTGGTCCTTGTTTTCCTCTCCCCCTttatcctcctcttcctcttcaacCTCACTTTCTTCATCACTACGTTCAtctttttccagctgaggaAGAAAACAGAAGGTTTCACATGACAAAGCGATGAAGAAGgtccaaaaacatttattttctcgTGACCACAGGGCTGTGAATGAGGACATTAAGCTGATTGTGGTTCAGTTTTCTGGATGCTCCCTGTCGGCTGTTTTCATTGGACTCTTTGCTTGTTTGCATCAAGTGGTATCACATAAGAAATATAAATGCACAACAATTGAAAACATGTCAGAGAAATCCAGTGATGCACTATAGCTTCACTGCTCGTTCTCACCTTGCCTTTCAGGAACTTATAGACCATGCGCAAGATCAAGCCGGCCCAGAAGATGTGCAGAGCTTGCAGCACCATCAGCAGGATGTTAAAAAAGTAGTAGCCAGCAAAAGGCTCAAACACCTCCATGGACAGTACCAGGGTGGTGTGAATGATTCTGCAAGTAATCGAATAGCTAGAGTCAAGTTGCTGATGAGAGAGTTATCAAGCAATTTAATGACAAAAAAAGGAGATACAATTATCTCTTACTTGCTGGGAAAAATCACCAGCCGAGTCACGAGGAAGACCACAGCGAACACAACAAACAGGGTGTCACACGATTTCCTCCAGCCAGCGCCGTAGTTGAACATCTTTGCAGACTGCAGAAATAATAACCGTGTAATAAAGTCACATAGCAAATCCCAACAATAGTGCTATGTGGATATGAGGATTTAGATCATCGAACAAACTAAATGTTTTCAGAACGGGGAAAAACAACTCAGTCTTTAAGTCAAGCAGAGAGCAGAACACTAAGACTAACACTAAGCCTGCTGTTTTCTCATATtcagtgcaaaaataaaaagcatcaaGCAGCTCAGGTTTAGAAGCACCTTATGTTGTTCACAATTATGTCTTTTGCTCAGGTTAACAAAGGTCAGTCAGCACTGCTAGCTATCATGGCACAATCACAGGATCCTTCTGCTTCCTGCAGGCTATGCAGAGGTCTTAGATAAATATTTTCTAAGAATAGCCTAAAGTGCAGTTTGAACTTCTGATTGTAGTTTGCACAGccagtttttctcctttctttcaaTTTTCTACATTAATGTAGGAGGACTGGCCAACGTGCATATTATATTTTTCAATATTCCTAAAAGGTTTTTTCCTGCACATGTGAAAAATGACCATTCACACACTGTAAATGacctttatttaatttttagagcataaataaaaggatctgcaGGTTACCTCTAGCAGGATGTCAGAGGAGTCATGGAGCAACATGACCAAGGTGCCGATGCGAATGTAGTTGGCACAGTAGGAGAAACTGAGCAGGAAGATGGTAGCCAAGTGGTGGATGACCTGCTCCTTAAAATCCTGGTAAGGCAAACATACAGTGAGCAAAACAAAAGAACCATCAGATGTCAGCAGAAGACAGTCACTCATTAACCACGTGCTGGTCAGGTTTCTCATTAAAGCAGAAGTGAAGTGAGTGAAACATGAAATATGACCACATTTAGACCAACATCATCCTAACACCTAACTTCTGTAAAGGGCATCTGCTGTGTGAGGCAAGAGGAAATCTGGCAACACATGCAACTCAGTCAGCAGCAACTCTGGCACATCTAAAAGGGCAGTGCACGCAGTGAATCAGCTGCTTTCAATGCAATGCTTGCGTAACAAAACGGGGCGTTCAATGCACAAGCGCTTCTGTTTAAATAAACACTTTGCTACGTGTCGCCGGGCCTGAACGCAGCCTGTTGTGTAACATCCTCACCTTCCTCTTCACATCCACAGAGATCCGAAGAAGCAGAGAGCCATAAAATCCCAACTCCAGCATGTAGTACCAGTAGTGAGTTCCCTCCATGGGCTGAGGAGGACAAAtataaagatgatttttttaaaaacaagtggACTTTTAATACTGGCAGAACAGTAGGGAGCACTGCAGCCTACACAGGAACACCTAGAGgatttgaaatgtatttataagcTTTTCTGTTTATGAAAGGAAGGGAAACTATAATGAATGATTCAGGCGTGTAACTATCCTTACGCTTGCCTCCAAAGCCTAAGAAACTGAGCAACTCATTTTTTTTAGTCCCACTAGGCAGCATAATGGATCATTCTTTGCCTATAAACTACAATTTGATGGATTGAAACTATTCTCAGCCAAGacgatatttttatttattttttcatatatatatttatcatcATTGTCATTTACAAAAtaggatttttttaaagagtatAAAAAGTGCATCGGATGCCTACAGAGTGTGAAATTTCTTGTATGTGTGAGACGATGTGCGTTTTACTTTCCATTTCTCGAGATTTTTATGCTTACTTTTAGAAAATTGTACATGTATTTATCATAGACTTTTTATACACATAAGTcaatatgtattattattagtagtattagTAGTACTAGTTCTAGTAGTAAATATGAATAGAAAATAGTCTAATTTTTCTAAATATAGAACCAGGATGGGTTAAATATCAAACTAATACAGTTTCATTGCCAAAGTTAACGATCAAGCGAAATCAGTAACCGGGTAAATGTGTGATTCTTTATAATAAGCCATTAATTATCAGGGCCTCCAATTCTTGGCTTGTTTAGATTTATTTAACCCCATCTTGAGTAACTGAATCTAATCAAAGTTACACATGCTTACACATTAGCGTGTTTTAGCACATTTTCTaacttcattttcatttctgacATCCTGGTACTATAAAAGTAAATTGACTTAATCTCTGCAGTATGAATGGCCGTGCATGAATTTACTGTATTGTGCTTGTTTTACAGCTCCTCTGTAAAACAGGTTTAATTGGATTACCTACACAGGTTACACTTTCCACATAAATGATGAGATTTTCATAACGATTGTTTTAATGGATCGCACTCTGTAATGGAATTTTTGTAATGTAATGTTTTCACCTGAAGTGGATACTGCCTCCAACATTCCCTGAGGTCCCAGAACCACGGTTTCTGCACAGACAGGGAAAAATTTAGAATAAACCTGAAGAGGTGGAAACGTATGAAAGGACAGAAATAATGCCAACTTTCAGATTATATTAATTTGTTTTCACTTACTTATAATTTATGGTTTTAGCATTAATAGTAGGAATAAAATGTCAGTGCTGTAAAATGTTTTCACTCACATCAACCAGGCAGGACAATCCAGCCATGAAAGCTGTGAGATAGAAGAAGAACCTCCAACTGAAAGACAGCGACTGAGGTGAGAAACTCTGACCaatcaaaaaacattttaaaaatgtaaccaGACAAAGCTTTCGATGGTGTCTCTATTTAGAAAAGAAACTTGTGCAAAATTAGCAGAGTGAGCTTCTTGTGAGCTATTCCAGGATCGGTCATTGTGGAGTGTGGTGGAGGATGAAGGAACTCAGCTGTAACTGGACAAAGACGGAGGTGTGGAGTGGAAACACTTACGCAGCTTCACCAAACTTCTTGGTTTGACACGGCCTGTCTTGGTTCCTGCGACGCCTGAACCACGTCTCTATTTGTCTCTGCGTTTTGCCGCACAAAAGCATCAAGCTGACAATTTCACtctgaaacaaaaaacagcaaagaaTGAGGTGAGGTGGAGCAAGCGAAGCTCGAATGCAACGTAAAAACGAGAAGCACCACGAGAGCACAAACCTCCACCAGAGAGCAGGGCAGACTCTGGCCAGTGTTTACTTTCTTATTGTTCTTTTAAAACATACTTTAAGaagtttgtagtgcagtaaaaGTGCAACATGCAGGCTTCTATTTATTTGTCCTGTTCCCATTTTAATATATTTCACATCATTTTTGagtataattattttattatttcttattaATGTTTACATATGTAGCATTCATTTCATTGTTTAGTGAAATCTGTTTAAATAATCTTGATCAcatatttattttgctttccaaaaacaaaataaactcagTCAGAAACtttgtatatgtatgtaaaCAGTATTTAAAAAGTTATAACCTGTTACTATATTGTACATAAaaataatgtgatatttagaataACCACATATCATTCCTTATATGTCTATATGTCGTCAGTGAAAACAATGGCAGCAAGAAACAGTTTTAAATAGCTCTATATAGCATTATTAACATGCtgaccttcagatcaatctacagaggtcagaggtcaaatgtgacctGATATTTCAAATCTTTATCTATATGTTGAAAGAATGTAACACTTGTAAGAATCGTAGTTTCGAAGTTACGAGTCCACGGCACTCGCTCTGCCCGACAGTACCCCACCAGCCTTTTACTGTTGCCGGGTAAAAATGGTGgacataaatgaagaaatgagagaaagaaTAAACAAATGAGAGCTGTGgaagtttttctttcattaagCTTAAATCAACCTAgaatggaccaaaatctcacaGTGAGCTGAATAAGTGAGCCTATCTTTGTCCCTTATGgtgtttttatgtctttttaaaCCAATCAATGACCTTCTGTGGTCTTTAAAGAAACAGGAATGCTAGATTTAAAACCAATATTTTTCAGTATTTAGAGCAAAAGCAACTCTCTGTAATCTGCTGGACTCATTTCTATTTTATCGAAAAGATGGAGAACAAAGCGTGTGTATGACTCCACATGTGAGGTGGGTTTCCCACTCGAAGCATGGTTTTCCAGGAACATGCTTGTGTAACTATCCTGCCACTTGTGTTTTCTGCTCTGATCCCAGTGGCAACTAACAGGAGGAAGTAAAAGATATGAATGAATATTCAAGCAGCTTGAAAACCCATAAACCTCAgggcaaaaaaaggaaattatcTGCTATTTATTGAGATTTATACAACAAACTAGCTGGTAGCTGGTTGAGGTAGAGCTAGTTTTGACTGCTTGGGGTTTGAATCAAGTAGTAGCCAGAAGCCCGTGAAAGGTCACAAGATGAACTTGTGGGGTTGTGAGGTGTTTAATGCTGTGGGGGAAAGGGAAAACAAAGTGCCTTTACAGAcaaatttaaatttcaaatgaaaacaCTTGGGCGGAAACATGTCTTTGGGTGACCTAATGAAGACCAAATGAAAGTGATGAGAAGTAAACGATGTTTTAATGAAGGTTTAATAACCGGTTTAATCATTTGAAACACACCTGATTTTCAAATTCAAAGACTAAActgcgtgtgtgcatgcgtgcagAGCCCTGCTCAGGCTCACCTGTGATGGCTGTCTGCTCCTCTGGGTGTAAAACGACTCCAGCTTCGGCGATGGGGCAGCAGTCACTTGTAATCTATTCTTCACCCCAAGACACCTGGCCATGGGTGGGGCAACAAACCTGAGGGCAGAGAGAACAAAAGGAAGCTTAGACAGAGGACGGGGGATACTCTGGTAGCCGGTCTGCAGTCACTGTTTAGCTGTAAATACAGCGCTGGGTGACCAAGTGTGACTGCACTTGCGTATGAATGCACTGTATTACCACTCACAAcacaacagttaaaaatacattaGGTTAAAGCATTGTTACAAACCTGCAGACAAGGCTGCTTTTATTAGTTAATCATAgccatgcatgttttttttccactccaGGAACATTAATATGAGATAATTTGACAATCTTAAGTATGATTAACAAGCAATTTGAGTCTCCTGACCCGTCTTCTGCTTGTTTGCTCACAGCTAATATGTTTAATTACCTTCATTTAGGTTTGAACATCTCTCATTTTCTCCCTCACTTCATTTCTGTTTATCTTCCTCTCTAGTTTCCAGAGTCTTTCTCCCCCCATGCTAACAATACCAGCTCCGCtctccaaaaacacaaaaacacctgCTCACTGTCCCACAGCTCGGATCCTCTTACAAAGTCCTCTCTATTGATACTGTGGATGCTTGGCCATAGCCAGCAAATGCGGTgccactatttttttttccagtggtgATAACGACTGATAACCTCAGATGAAAGGACTTGTAAGTACTGTTTCAGCTTCAGTGGAGTGAAATGTTTGTGTGCTCTGCTGCAGACCCTTCACTATCTCAAACACTCACTCACCCTTATCAGAACAAAGAAGGCTTGTGTGCTACCTTTCAAACATGTAGCGGAGGGCTACAAAGCCGAGGGCGAGGGGCAGAGCGATGAGAAGGTCCTGGGGTCTGGGGCGGTTGGAGTCCCCCAGCTGCTCCATGTCTCTCCAGGTCACGCCAGGAGGAAGCCAGTAGTCCTCCTTCCAAAAATCAGGCAGCAGCTCCATTTTTTCTGACGAAGAAAAAGTGAACATGGTGgacatgacaaaagaaaaagactagATTAGATTTACTGTCATTGAAAAGTATATAACTCAAACTGTGAAATTAAGTTTGGCATCTAATCTGAAGGGCAAATAGTATACAATATAcaacagacacgcacacacatatacacaaatacacaaatacacaaaccaATTACAATATGTACACTACAGATTAGAGGTCTCCACATAGTTAAGCTTGAGccaaaacaaacatgaattCATCCAGGTAAAACAGCAGGTGAGGGGTCACGTGAGAGAGACAGCAGATACAACAAGAAGAGCAGTATGTTGGTACATCCTAAGCATCCTATGATGCTATGATCCTACAACATCTGTCACCTCAACTATAATATTTTATCAACAAAtctatattaatattaataataataatagatatcattcttaaatacataaaaatgccCCACAATATGAGAATTCTTGTCCTACAAGATCAGAATAAATGATCCTATCAACTATAAAGCACGAGTCAGGAATAATCTAAGTGAATAACGATCTCTTTTAAATAAAGTGCAGAGAAATAGCCCACTGCACTTTAGTGGGTTATTTCCACGGATAAACGCAGTAAGCTGCAGTGAAGACCACCGAAAGAAACGGGATCCAGAGCATAAACCTACCGGCCAGGACCTCCGTGCGAATTGCAAACCGATTTAATGAGGCAGGAATCTGAAAGAAAATCCAGCTCAAACCGAGATTTCAGGCTGAGACCTGCGTGGCTGACGATGCGCGGCGGTGCTGCTGTGTCCTGAAGACGACGGCAGAAAATCCGAGCCGCTCGGTCATCATCGATCTGCAACGGCTGTTAAGTTAgacagagttaaaaaaaaacatgaagaggGAAAAGGAAGCTGTGGGACAACCTTCAAAAGTAAAAGCCATCTGAAGAGCATGTTGTACCTTTTAGTGGTTTATTtacttagttttagtttttcccCGAgaaatttatataaatataatttttaattaatgtaaGCATATGTTATTAACATCTCATGCCTTTTAACCTATAGACAGCCAAATACTGTCTGGTCATGGTAGGTTTAAAAATGTAGCAGTGAACCTTTATTGTGAAGACTTCCGGtctgctctgtctgtctgaATGATTGATAGCTGTGGGGGCACTGACGCACCAGGGGCGTCTCCGGCTCAGGGGGAATGATTCACGGTGTGAAGTGGGCTCTGTGGTTACCTTTTAGGTTATAGTCGGCGGGCAGACTATTGCTGAATGCTTGCTACAATTTAACCAGAAGGATAACTGGATAATAGCTGGGAAAGCAGGGATAGGGCTATTCTCAGTGCGCATGGTCTTTAACATATCAGGCCTTATAGTTGTTAACCTCTCATGATGTTCCACTAAATAACCATCATATGAGTAACACAAACTGGGGCACTATTCCATCTCATTgcactttgttttattgtaaaaacTGTTTGATTAAATCCTTGATTGAATATCATGGATGGGAAACACGCCTGATTACATTTCCCTCTACTCCTTAGTAGATTATCCTCAAGGCAGGCTTCTCCCGGGTCACCAGCTCTCTCTGGGAAAGCAGCTCCAGAAACCCATAGCAACGAGCTTCGGAGGTGAGCACACCTCTCTGCACAGGCTGGCAGGCAAACCTTTTGAACTTTTACCCTTAACAAATACTGCCACTATGAGTTCAGGCCAACTTTAAATGGTTCACTTCTTCCAAAGCCACACTGCGGTCCTCCTCACATTATCCTCCTCCTCATTCAAGCACTGCAGACAACACTCCTCATCTCCCAAGATTAACAGATAACATCAGCACTGTTATGCAAATGTGCCGATCTTTATTGCCAAACAGCTCAGCCGGGGCGGTGTTGTGCACGTCACGCCTCAGGCATTAAGGTGCATTATTCGGTCACATACAGGTAAAAggtgtttaaatgattttgTGTGTTCGAGCAGTACGGGGAGAGTTTGTGTACATTATGCAGCAGACAAATTACTATGATTTGCATGTGGCTGGGTGTGGGCTGTCCTTCACtgaagtgtatgtgtgtatgtataacACCAGTGTACTTGTGTTACTTGTGTTAATGCAATATTAATAATATCTCTTTTTGGAGCTGCACTGCAAAGACTTGATTCCCCCTTTTTACGAGTCCAAATATTTCCATTATGTAAATATTCAAAAGTTAAGCtttaggtgtcagctgtcaaaCAAAGAAATGAATGTAAATCAGTGGGATTCTGGGTACGTGcaggtgtgtttttctgtgtatttaatgtTTGCATATTCAGGAAGGTTTAA harbors:
- the LOC100693121 gene encoding ceramide synthase 2, yielding MELLPDFWKEDYWLPPGVTWRDMEQLGDSNRPRPQDLLIALPLALGFVALRYMFERFVAPPMARCLGVKNRLQVTAAPSPKLESFYTQRSRQPSQSEIVSLMLLCGKTQRQIETWFRRRRNQDRPCQTKKFGEAAWRFFFYLTAFMAGLSCLVDKPWFWDLRECWRQYPLQPMEGTHYWYYMLELGFYGSLLLRISVDVKRKDFKEQVIHHLATIFLLSFSYCANYIRIGTLVMLLHDSSDILLESAKMFNYGAGWRKSCDTLFVVFAVVFLVTRLVIFPSKIIHTTLVLSMEVFEPFAGYYFFNILLMVLQALHIFWAGLILRMVYKFLKGKLEKDERSDEESEVEEEEEDKGGEENKDQGGDCYWEKSKDSLNSKLSMLTNSCVLNNLANHRSSVVDRMRKAQ